The sequence below is a genomic window from Microbacterium sp. SORGH_AS_0888.
GGTCGGGTCGATCGTGCGGGCGATGTCGCGCAGCCGCCTCGCGTACAGGTCCGTGAGGTCGATGAAGGTGGCGCCCTCGAGCGGCGAGTCGCCCGTGAGGTTGATGTGGTCGCTGATGAGCACGGGCTGGCCGGGCTTCCACGTGGGCGTGATGCCGCCTGCGCCGTTGGTGAGCACCATGATGCGGGCGCCGGTCGCGGCGGCGGTGCGCACGCTGTGCACGACGCGCCGCGGTCCGTGACCCTCGTAGTAGTGCGTGCGCGCCCCGATCACGAGCACCCGGGTGCCGTTGGGGGCGAGGATGCTGCGGATCGTGCCCACGTGGCCCTCGAGGGCCGGCTTGCTGAACCCGGTTATCGCGGTGGCCGGGACCGTGGCCACGGTCTCGCCCACGAGCTCGGCGGCCTTGCCCCAGCCGCTGCCGAGCGTCAGGGCGATGTCGTGCCGGTCGACCCCGGTCTCCCGGGCGATGTCGTCGGCGGCGGCGCGCGCGATCTCGAAGGGGTCTGCCGTGGGGTCGTCGAGCGGGTTCGCGGTCATAGGCACCACTCTAAATCTCACCCCGCGCGTGCATCGTGCGCGTTTCACGCCCGGGTGTGGCGGCGTCCGGCCGGCCGGACGCGGCATCCGCACCTGCGGGGATCCTGCGGGGCGCGCCGTCGATCGCCCGCCGTGCGCGGCGTGTCGGACACGATCCCCGCACGTGCGGAGAGCCGCCACCGCCGCGCGGGCGGACCCCTGTGCGCGGGCACCCGGATCGCACGGAAGAATGGAGGCATGTCCCTGAGCTTCGAGCATGCGCAGAGCGTCGCCATCATCGGCGGCGGACCCGGTGGATACGAGGCGGCGCTGGCCGCCGCTCAGCTCGGGGCGGAGGTGACCCTCGTCGAGCGCGCGGGCGTCGGAGGCGCGGCCGTCATCACGGATGTCGTCCCCTCCAAGTCGCTCATCGCCACGGCGGATGCGGCGGTGGCCATCGCCGCGTCGGGCGACCTCGGCGTGCAGCTGTTCGCGCGCGGCGCCGACGGCAAGCCGCTGACGCCCGAGATCGCGATCAACCTCAGCGCGGTCAACAAGCGGCTGCTCTCCCTCGCTCGGCAGCAGTCCGACGACATGCGCTCCTCGCTCGTGGAGGCGGGCGTGCGCATCGTCTCCGGTCACGGACGTCTCGAGGGCCGTGACGCCGTCGTGGTCTCCACCGGTCCCGGCGGCACCGACTTCGACCGGATCGAGGCCGACACGCTCGTCGTCTCGGTGGGCGCCTCGCCGCGGGAGCTCCCGAGCGCGAAGCCCGACGGCGACCGCATCCTCACCTGGACCCAGCTCTACGACATGAAGAGCCTGCCCGAGCACCTCATCGTCGTGGGATCGGGTGTCACGGGCGCCGAGTTCGCCTCGGCCTACATGAACCTCGGCGCCAAGGTCACGCTCGTCTCCAGCCGCGACCAGGTGCTCCCGGGCGAGGACCCGGACGCGGCGGCCGTGCTCGAGAAGGTGTTCAAGCGCGGGGGGATGACGCTGCTCTCGAAGGCCCGCGCGGACAGCGTGGTGCGCACCGATGCGGGGGTTCTCGTGACCCTCGCCGACGGCCGCACGGTCGAGGGGAGCCACTGCCTGCTCGCGGTGGGATCGATCCCCAACACGCGCGGCATCGGTCTGGAGGAGGCGGGCGTCGAGCTCACCGACTCCGGGCACATCCGTGTGAACCGGGTCGCACGCACCTCGGTGCCCAACATCTACGCGGCCGGCGACTGCACGACCTTCGTGCCCCTGGCCTCGGTCGCCGCGATGCAGGGGCGCACGGCGATCTTCCACGCGCTGGGGGATGTCGTCATCCCGCTGGAGCAGCGCCGCATCACCGCGAACATCTTCACGGCGCCGGAGATCGCGACGGTCGGACTGCAGGAGAAGGACATCGCGGCGGGGGCGGTCAACGGCGTCGTGCACAAGCTGCCGCTGTCCGCGAACCCCCGGGCGAAGATGATCGGCATCAAGGACGGCTTCGTCAAGATCATCGCCCGTGCCGGCAGTGGAACGATCATCGGCGGCGTGATCGTCGGCCCGCGCGCCTCGGACATGATCTACCCGATCGCGATCGCCGTCGAGCGGCGCCTCACGGTCGACCAGCTCTCGCGCGTCTTCGCGGTGTACCCCTCCCTCTCGGGCAGCATCACCGACGCCGTCCGCGCCATGCACCTCGTCGAGCGCACGGAGGGCGAGGAGAACTGACGGCAGCCGGCCCGGCGCGTCCGAGGGGACGTGCGCCGGACCGGCGAGGGGATGTCGTGGGGGCAGCCGTCAGCTGATCGTGAGCAGCTGGTGTCCCGCGGAGACGGTCGAGCCCGGGCTCGCGTCGATCGCGCCGATGACGCCGTCCTTGTGCGCCTGGATGGGCTGTTCCATCTTCATCGCCTCGAGCACGACCACGAGGTCGCCCTTGAGCACCTGCTGGCCCTGCTCGACCGCCACCTTGACGACGGTCGCCTGCATCGGGGAGGTGACGGCGTCGCCCGACGCGCCGGCCATGCCGGTGCGCTGGTGCGAGCGGCGCGAGGGCGGCACGGCGGCGGGTCGTCCGGGCGCGATCGGAGAGGCGGCGATCCGGTCGGGCAGGCTGACCTCGAGGCGCTTGCCCCCGACCTCGACGACGACCGTGTGACGCGCCTCGGCGGGTGCCGGGTCGCCGAGCTCGCCGTCCCAGGCGGGGATGTCGTTGACGAACTCGGTCTCGATCCACCGCGTGTACACGCCGAAGTGGCCGTCCTCCGCCGTGAAGGCGGGGTCGCGCACGACCTTGCGGTGGAAGGGCAGCACGGTGGGCAGCCCGGCGACCTCGAACTCGTCGAGCGCGCGTCGGGCGCGCTCGAGGGCTTCCTCGCGGTCGCGGCCGGTGATGATGATCTTGGCGAGCAGCGAGTCGAAGGCGCCCGAGACGGTGTCGCCGGCGGTCACGCCGGAGTCGAGCCGGAGGCCGGGACCGCCGAACGTCTTGAAGACGTGGATGGGGCCGGGCTGCGGCAGGAACCCGCGGCCCGGGTCCTCGCCGTTGATGCGGAACTCGATCGAGTGCCCGATCGGCTCCGGATCGACGTCCTCGAGCGTGCCGCCCTCGGCGATGCGGAACTGCTCGCGCACGAGGTCGATCCCGGTGACCTCCTCCGAGACCGGGTGCTCGACCTGGAGTCGCGTGTTGACCTCGAGGAAGGAGATCGTGCCGTCGGCGCCGATCAGGAACTCGCACGTGCCGGCGCCCACGTAGCCGACCTCGCGGAGGATCGCCTTGGAGGCCTCGTACAGCGTGCGGTTCTGCGCGTCGCTGAGGAACGGCGCGGGAGCCTCCTCCACGAGCTTCTGGTGACGGCGCTGCAGCGAGCAGTCGCGGGTGGAGACGATGACGACCGTGCCCTCGGCATCCGCCAGGCACTGGGTCTCGACGTGACGCGGGCGGTCGAGGTACTTCTCGACGAAGCACTCGCCGCGGCCGAACGCCGTGACCGCCTCGCGGGTGGCGGACTCGAACAGCTCCTCGATCTCGTCGAGCTCACGGGCGACCTTGAGGCCGCGCCCGCCGCCGCCGTAGGCCGCCTTGATCGCGATCGGCAGTCCGACCTCGCGCGCGAACGCCGTGACCTCGGAGGCGTCGGCCACCGGTCCCGGTGTGCCGGGTGCGAGCGGGGCGCCGACCTTCTCCGCGACGCGGCGGGCGGTGACCTTGTCGCCCAGCGCCTCGATCGCCTCGGGCGGGGGGCCGATCCACACGAGACCGGCGGCGATCACGGCGCGGGCGAAGTCGGCGTTCTCGGCGAGGAAGCCGTAGCCGGGGTGCACGGCGTCCGCGCCCGATCGGCGGGCGACCGAGAGGATCTTCTCGATCGAGAGGTAGGTGTCGGCGCTCGTCGCGCCGTCGAGGGCGTAGGCCTCGTCGGCCAGTCGGACGTGCAGGGCGTCGCGGTCCTGATCGGCGTACACGGCGACGGCGGCGCGTCCGGAGTCGCGTGCGGCACGGATGATGCGGACGGCGATCTCGCCGCGGTTCGCGATGAGGACCTTGGCGATTTCTGGCATGACTGTCAGCCTACAGAGGCGATCCGCCCATATTTTGCAAGCACCCTACAAGGTCGCGGGTGGATCGTGTGGGGTTCTCTACGAACGGTTCCAGAGGTCGGGCCAGGACACTCCCAGCTCCGCGACGAGTCGGCGGAGCGTGGACAGCGACATCCCCACGACGGTCGAGGGGTCGCCCTCGACGCGCGTGATGAAGGCGCCGCCCAGGCTGTCCACCGTGAACGCCCCCGCCACCAGCAGCGGCTCGCCGGTCGCGACGTAGGCGTCGATCTCCGCGTCGGTGACGTCGTCCGCGAAGGTGACGGACGCGGCGGCCACGGCGTGCGCCTCGCCGGGCGCCGCCCCGGGACTCAGCCGCACGACGCAGTGGCCGGAGTGCAGGGTGCCCGTCCGCCCGCGCATGTCGTGCCACCGCGCCGTCGCCGCCTCGGGGGTGTAGGGCTTGCCGAGGATCTCGCCGCCGAGCTCGAACATCGAGTCGCCGCCGATCACGAGCCCCTCGAAGCCGGGGTCGAGGGTCGCCGCGACCGCGGCGGCCTTGCGGCGGGCGAGCAGCAGCACGTGCTCGTCGGGGGAGAGGGTGCGGGCCTCCGCATGCTCGACCGCCGCGATCACGGCCTCCTCGTCGACGTCCGGGGCCGCCGTCTCCGGCTCGATGCCCGCCTGCCGCAGGAGCATGAGCCGGGCGGGGGAGGTGGAGGCGAGCAGGACGCGCATGCGCCCACGCTACCGGCCGCGGACCGGCGCCCGTGATGTGTGCGAGGCTCGGAGGATGGATGCGGGTGAGCACATCGATCTCGAGATCACCGGGGTCGCGCACGGCGGCGTGTTCGTCGGCCGGCACGAGGGGCGCGTCGTGTTCGTGCCGGACACGCTCCCGGGCGAGCGGGTGCGGGTGCGTCTGACCGAGACGCGCAAGAAGAGCTTCTGGCGCGGCGAGGTGGCAGAGGTCCTCACGGCCTCGCCCGACCGCCGGCCGCACGTGTGGGCGCAGGCGGGGCTGGACCACCCCGCACCCGAGCGGCCGGGCGGAGCCGATTTCGGCCACATCGAGCTCGAACGGCAGCGTTCGCTCAAACGGGACGTCGTGCGCGACGCGCTCGCGCGGATCGGGCGACTCGACGTGCCGGTGGAGATCGAGGGCGCCCGGCCTCGGGTGGACGCGAACGGCGAGGTCACCGCGACCGAGAGCGCGGACGGGACCGGCTGGCGGACCCGTGTCAGCCTGCACGTCGACGAGGACGGTCGCGTCGGCCCCTACGCGGCGCGCAGTCACACCGTCGTGCCGGTGTCCGAGCTGCCGCTCGCGACTGCGGCCGTCGCACGCGCCGCCGCACGACTTCGGGGGACGAAGCCCGGTCGCATCGACCTGGTCCAGCCCGCCGACGGGCGCGTGCGCGTGCTGCCGCGGCCGGCCGGGGCGCCGGCCGACCCGCTCGTGCGCGAGACGGTCGTGGAGACGGCCGGCGATCGGGAGTTCCGCCTCGATGCGGGCGGCTTCTGGCAGGTGCACCGGCTGGCCGCATCCACCCTGCACGCCATGGTCACCGAGAGCCTGGCCGGACTGGGCGGGCTCGACGGGGACGCCCGGCACCTCGACCTCTACGGCGGCGTCGGCCTGTTCGCCGCGGCGATCGGGGCCCTCATCGGGCCCGGCGCGAAGGTCACGACCGTCGAGTCCGACGAGCGCGCCACGGAGCACGCGGGCGCCAACCTCGCCGACTGGGTCGGGGCGCGCGCCGAGACCGCCCGCGTCGAGCGCTGGCTCGCCCAGCTCCAGGCGACCGCGAGCCCCGCCGAGCGCGCCCGCATCTCGGACGGGGTCGTCGTTCTCGACCCGCCCCGCTCGGGGGCCGGGATCGAGGTGACCCGTGCGGTGGCCCGGCTGACGCCGCGCGCCGTCGTCTACGTCGCCTGCGATCCGGTGGCGCTCGCCCGAGACCTCGCGGTGTTCGCCGAGGCGGGGTATCGGGCGGACGAGGTCCGCGCCGTCGATCTGTTCCCGCACTCGCACCACATCGAGGCGGTCACGACGCTCATCCCCGTCGACCGGCGCGGCTAGCATGTGGCCATGACGCGCGTCGCCTTCATCGACGACCACGAGTCGGTGCGCCTCGGGGTCGAAGCCGCGTGCCTGCGCGCGGGCGGCACGGACATCGTGTTCTCGGGAGCGTCCGTCACCCACTACCTCGCCTGGCGGCATCGCGAGGGGGCACCGCCCGCCGACGTCGTCGTGCTCGATCTGACCCTCGGCGACGGCACGACCGTGACCGAGAACGTCACCCGCGTCACCGAGGACGGCTCGAGCGTCATCATCTACAGCGTCGCCGACCGCCCCGCCGCGGTGCGCGAGGCGCTGGCCGCGGGGGCGGTGGGCGTCGTGGGGAAGTCGTCGCCCATCGAGGACGTCGTGGCGGCGATCGCGGCCGTCGGGAGGGGAGACGTGCTCACGGGCGTCGAGTGGGCGAGCGCCGTCGACGGCGACCGCGAGTTCGCCGCAGCCCAGCTGTCGGCCCGGGAGCGCGAGGTCCTGCGTCTGTACGCGGCGGGGCTGCCGCTGAAGATCGTCGCCGACCGACTCGGGATCGCGTTCTCGACCGCCAAGGAGAACATCACCCGGATCCGGCTCAAGTACACGGATGTCGGTCGTCCGGCTCCCACGAAGGTCGACCTCCACCGGCGCGCCCTCGAGGACGGCATCCTCTCCGACGAGGTCGCCGGTCGTGCCCGCTAAGGCGCGCGAGGCCATGGCCGCGGCCGACGCCTCCGGGCTGATGCCCGCGGTCGAGGTCGCCTCGTTCACCCGTGCACGGGTCGAACGCGTCATGACCGTCTCGGTCGCGCTGGGATGCGCCGTGCTCGGCGGTCAGGCGCTCGTCGGCGCGATCGGCGACACCGCGGTCAGCGGACCCGCGAACCTCGCCCTCATGATCCTCTCCTTCGCGCCGCTCGCGGTGATGCTGGTGGCGTTCTTCGCCGGTCGCTTCGAGCGATCGGCCGCGTCGCTGTTCATCGGCGCCTACGTCCTCGTGCTCCTGCTCTGGCCGTTCGCACCCTCCGCCGCCTCGACGGATGTGAACGCCCAGCCGTGGGTGTACTTCCTCATCAACGTCGCCACGGTGCCCGCCGTGCTCGTGATGCCGATGGCGCTGCAGATCGCCGTCACCGTCGGGCTGCCGCTGCTCTACGGGATCGTGCGCCTGGTCGAGCTCTGCTTCGCCGCCACGGCATGGTGGCCTGTCCTCCTCGACGTCTCGTTCTCGCTCATCTTCGGCTCGGTGCTCCTCACCCTCGGCTGGACGTTCCGCGCCGCCGCGTCCGACGTCGACGAGCGGCGGCTCCACGCCGTCAGCTCCTACGCGCGCGCCGCCGCCGTGTCGGCGTCGGAACGCGAGCGGGTCGCCGTCGCCGCGCTCATGCACGACAGCGTCCTGGCCGCGCTCATCGCCGCCGAGCGCGCCGACAGTCCGCGAGAGCGCGACCTCGCCGTCTCGATGGCGCGCGAGGCGCTGACCCGACTGGCCAACACGGACCGCGACGTCGGGGAAGGCAGCGACGCGCCCGTGCCGCCCACGGCGGTCGTGGACGGCCTCGTCGACGCGCTCACCGGGACGGATGCGGACGTCTCGGTCGATCTCGCCCCCGGCACGCCCGAGGTCCCCGGACGCGTGGCTCGCGCGCTCGTGCTCGCGGCGACGCAGGCGATCTCCAACGCCGTGCAGCACGCCGACGGCCGGGATCTGGCCGTCTCGGTGATCGGCACCGTCGACCCGGCGGGCCTGATCGTGCGGGTCAGCGACGGCGGTCCGGGCTTCGACGTGGACGCGGTGCCCGCCGATCGACTGGGGATCCGTGCCTCGATCCTGGCGCGTGTCACGGCGTTCGGCGGTCGCGCGCACGTCGACTCCGGGGATCAGGGCACGGTCGTCACCCTCGTCTGGCGGAGGGCGGAGCAGTGATCAGCGTCCGCTTCGTGCTCACCGTGCTCGCCCTCGCCTTCACGGGGTACCTCGTGGGCCGGGGGCTGTTCTGGACGGCTCCGGTGCCGCATCCGGTCGTGTTCGTGCTCGCGATGGCGCTGTACCTGGCGGTCACGTGGCTGTGCGTGCTGTGGGGCTACCCGACCCGGCGGCCGGCGCCGGCGCAGGAGGGCACGGTCGGACGGGGCGGCGACCAGCTCCCGCTGTGGATCTGCGCGCT
It includes:
- a CDS encoding nucleoside triphosphate pyrophosphatase is translated as MRVLLASTSPARLMLLRQAGIEPETAAPDVDEEAVIAAVEHAEARTLSPDEHVLLLARRKAAAVAATLDPGFEGLVIGGDSMFELGGEILGKPYTPEAATARWHDMRGRTGTLHSGHCVVRLSPGAAPGEAHAVAAASVTFADDVTDAEIDAYVATGEPLLVAGAFTVDSLGGAFITRVEGDPSTVVGMSLSTLRRLVAELGVSWPDLWNRS
- a CDS encoding NAD(P)H-quinone dehydrogenase, with the protein product MSLSFEHAQSVAIIGGGPGGYEAALAAAQLGAEVTLVERAGVGGAAVITDVVPSKSLIATADAAVAIAASGDLGVQLFARGADGKPLTPEIAINLSAVNKRLLSLARQQSDDMRSSLVEAGVRIVSGHGRLEGRDAVVVSTGPGGTDFDRIEADTLVVSVGASPRELPSAKPDGDRILTWTQLYDMKSLPEHLIVVGSGVTGAEFASAYMNLGAKVTLVSSRDQVLPGEDPDAAAVLEKVFKRGGMTLLSKARADSVVRTDAGVLVTLADGRTVEGSHCLLAVGSIPNTRGIGLEEAGVELTDSGHIRVNRVARTSVPNIYAAGDCTTFVPLASVAAMQGRTAIFHALGDVVIPLEQRRITANIFTAPEIATVGLQEKDIAAGAVNGVVHKLPLSANPRAKMIGIKDGFVKIIARAGSGTIIGGVIVGPRASDMIYPIAIAVERRLTVDQLSRVFAVYPSLSGSITDAVRAMHLVERTEGEEN
- a CDS encoding biotin carboxylase N-terminal domain-containing protein yields the protein MPEIAKVLIANRGEIAVRIIRAARDSGRAAVAVYADQDRDALHVRLADEAYALDGATSADTYLSIEKILSVARRSGADAVHPGYGFLAENADFARAVIAAGLVWIGPPPEAIEALGDKVTARRVAEKVGAPLAPGTPGPVADASEVTAFAREVGLPIAIKAAYGGGGRGLKVARELDEIEELFESATREAVTAFGRGECFVEKYLDRPRHVETQCLADAEGTVVIVSTRDCSLQRRHQKLVEEAPAPFLSDAQNRTLYEASKAILREVGYVGAGTCEFLIGADGTISFLEVNTRLQVEHPVSEEVTGIDLVREQFRIAEGGTLEDVDPEPIGHSIEFRINGEDPGRGFLPQPGPIHVFKTFGGPGLRLDSGVTAGDTVSGAFDSLLAKIIITGRDREEALERARRALDEFEVAGLPTVLPFHRKVVRDPAFTAEDGHFGVYTRWIETEFVNDIPAWDGELGDPAPAEARHTVVVEVGGKRLEVSLPDRIAASPIAPGRPAAVPPSRRSHQRTGMAGASGDAVTSPMQATVVKVAVEQGQQVLKGDLVVVLEAMKMEQPIQAHKDGVIGAIDASPGSTVSAGHQLLTIS
- a CDS encoding class I SAM-dependent RNA methyltransferase, which translates into the protein MDAGEHIDLEITGVAHGGVFVGRHEGRVVFVPDTLPGERVRVRLTETRKKSFWRGEVAEVLTASPDRRPHVWAQAGLDHPAPERPGGADFGHIELERQRSLKRDVVRDALARIGRLDVPVEIEGARPRVDANGEVTATESADGTGWRTRVSLHVDEDGRVGPYAARSHTVVPVSELPLATAAVARAAARLRGTKPGRIDLVQPADGRVRVLPRPAGAPADPLVRETVVETAGDREFRLDAGGFWQVHRLAASTLHAMVTESLAGLGGLDGDARHLDLYGGVGLFAAAIGALIGPGAKVTTVESDERATEHAGANLADWVGARAETARVERWLAQLQATASPAERARISDGVVVLDPPRSGAGIEVTRAVARLTPRAVVYVACDPVALARDLAVFAEAGYRADEVRAVDLFPHSHHIEAVTTLIPVDRRG
- a CDS encoding sensor histidine kinase; this encodes MPAKAREAMAAADASGLMPAVEVASFTRARVERVMTVSVALGCAVLGGQALVGAIGDTAVSGPANLALMILSFAPLAVMLVAFFAGRFERSAASLFIGAYVLVLLLWPFAPSAASTDVNAQPWVYFLINVATVPAVLVMPMALQIAVTVGLPLLYGIVRLVELCFAATAWWPVLLDVSFSLIFGSVLLTLGWTFRAAASDVDERRLHAVSSYARAAAVSASERERVAVAALMHDSVLAALIAAERADSPRERDLAVSMAREALTRLANTDRDVGEGSDAPVPPTAVVDGLVDALTGTDADVSVDLAPGTPEVPGRVARALVLAATQAISNAVQHADGRDLAVSVIGTVDPAGLIVRVSDGGPGFDVDAVPADRLGIRASILARVTAFGGRAHVDSGDQGTVVTLVWRRAEQ
- a CDS encoding purine-nucleoside phosphorylase; protein product: MTANPLDDPTADPFEIARAAADDIARETGVDRHDIALTLGSGWGKAAELVGETVATVPATAITGFSKPALEGHVGTIRSILAPNGTRVLVIGARTHYYEGHGPRRVVHSVRTAAATGARIMVLTNGAGGITPTWKPGQPVLISDHINLTGDSPLEGATFIDLTDLYARRLRDIARTIDPTLDEGVYCQFRGPQYETPAEVQMAKAIGGHIVGMSTALEAIAARQAGMEVLGFSLITNLAAGISPTPLSHAEVIEAGREAEPVISALLARVIEAL
- a CDS encoding response regulator transcription factor is translated as MTRVAFIDDHESVRLGVEAACLRAGGTDIVFSGASVTHYLAWRHREGAPPADVVVLDLTLGDGTTVTENVTRVTEDGSSVIIYSVADRPAAVREALAAGAVGVVGKSSPIEDVVAAIAAVGRGDVLTGVEWASAVDGDREFAAAQLSAREREVLRLYAAGLPLKIVADRLGIAFSTAKENITRIRLKYTDVGRPAPTKVDLHRRALEDGILSDEVAGRAR